The DNA region tggtacgaaaggctcatctcctttcttctacagaatgagtttgtaaggggtaaatgTGACAATACTATTTTCTGCaaaacctataagaatgatattcttatagttcagatttatgttgatgacatcatttttggttctgctaatccctctctatgcaaggaattttctaagttgatgcaggctgaattcgaaatgagcatgatgggagaactcaaatacttcctgggaattcaaatagatcaacgaccaagagtcacctatatccatcagaagaagtacaccttggaacttctgaagaagttcaacatgagtgactgtgttggtaaatccgcaagtgtacggaatccaccttgttttaaatatcgaaccacaaggattgtgagtgaatagattcagttcaagctttgagtttgaaggtttgttttattgaggcaaacatatgacaaagtagtaataaggaaaaagaaaatataaatagacaattcagaaaataacatgctttgggttcttgttcaactagtcaattcaagtacatcattctaagcacatgttctcatggatctctccttgatgatatagcctagttactcacttattgattcctcacataagcaattctctcatactaaaagctaagcccaattccttgtgtacttagtcatttatatgaggttttagatcatgcaatttcaggccatcaaaccccaacccttcctctattcctagtagcaagcatagaaggggtaatcccaaatcggttccctaatctataacaaacttccgttctgattatagaaaagtaaaaagcaagcatgcatacaagcttagattgatgttcagaaaatgggattcaaggaaagaagaagaatatgtgggaaagaacttaagattataacttaaagatgaaaagtcttacatgaaaaccaaagcataagaagagagattagccaagcatggcaagagccatgcttggctaagaacctgaattacaagcttggaagccttctctcactctcctagatgatcctctacctctgaattttacaaagtatccaagattaccaaagaaaatgactaaaatcttatttataggcaaaataaacgaggctgggctgttctgggcgctcaggcgccaattcagagcgcctgagcgccaattgcatgttgaaaaacatgcctctggacctaattggcgcctaggtgcccattcccagcgcctaggcgcttaagctcgcctgaaaaggactttttggcttctgaaactcctcttttcaatcctctttaagttctccatcaattccatgcttcttggccttctttctccttcagtttctgctctccaaacctaaccaacaagtcaaggaagattctagaagctccaagagctcattagcacaagaggtccttcataaaacaaaagaaaatcatgcaagtcctaaacttaacttaaaatgcaagaaaactccctataaaactacaaaattaccaaaacaaaacaaagactcaagaaaagataaaaatgcatgagaatgcatgaaacactacatgagacacaagaaaaaaactcaaaacctacaaggaaaaaccctaaaaacatcatataaacccgggtcatcagactgcaacatctctaagactccaatgcatccaacatgcattcttgagaaagaggaagtttcctctaaggtttgtcagaagctctatcatggaatgataggctctcttctttacttaactgcctccagacctgatatattgtttagtgtgcatctctgtgctagattccaatcagatcctagagagactcacttaactgttgttaagaggatcctcaaatatctgaaaggaaccactaaccttggcttgatgtatagaaaaacatcagagtatacactttcaggtttttgtgatgctgactttgctggagacagagtggaaaggaaaagcacctctggaagttgccatttccttggagcaaatcttgtcacttggtcaagcaagagacagaacacaattgctctatcaactgctgaagcagagtatgtctcagctgccacatgctgtacacaaaccatatggatgaagaatcatctggaggactatggtttgtctctaaagaaggttcctatttactgtgacaacacagctgctatctcactcagcaagaaccccattctacactcaagagcaaagcatatagaggtaaagtatcattatattcgtgatcatgttcagaagggcactctatcattagagtatgttgatactgaccatcagtgggcagatattttcactaagcccttagcagaagataggtttttatttattcttgaaaacctgaacatggacttttgtccagagtaaggttctcttcagaacttctgaccttggtacctctgaagtcatcagatgttacccccTTCAGAAgatactcgatcagaagcacttaacccactggttaaacttctgtggtaggcaacaatacacgtgtcacttcatttgtgacatagttccttgagtcgcgtggtatatctgctataatgatgatgcctactctcctccactatgctattttcagactatctattttagAACCGTTGATCTTGTTTTAACTCTCCTCTCTTATTAAAATCTCGACGGTTACCATTTAACCCACTATACGCACTCTTCACACACGATCTCACACACACTTACACATACGGTTTTCAAACtcttcgtgtgcattgcattcattcttACTCTTCTCTCCAAtattcctctccttctctgaaccctaaacctcactaCCGGAAAATCATGGGAAAATCGAGGAAGTCAAGAGCAAGTGCTACTACTTCTTCCAAACAAACTACCAAAGACAAAGAAACTCAGAGATTTGAAGAACCTCAACAGATTCTGGACACACCCAATGTGGTCACATGTGTCAAGAAAGCCGAAGAACTGGTTGTATGCAACGAAGCAAGGGTGGACTTCGACAACCTAGCTGATCATGGTTTCGACATCAGGGATCAAGTTGACTTACAAGGTTGGTCTGGTTATTTCAATAGGCTATGTGGTCCTATTTACCACAAACTGGTGGTGGAATTCTGGAAAAAtgcagtttgcaacgactactacgtcgtctcccatgtgcTGGACAGGAAGATTGTGATTTCAGAAGAGTCCATTGCAAAGCTactgggtatggagttccaacagggaaaaaggatcaagaacgTTGATGCCAATGTTCCTGGCATGAGGAAGCATGTCAATTTTGCTATTTATGACAACTGGACCATGGATAGGACCAAGTATGCTATAAAGGATCTGAAGCCTCAGATGAAGATCTGGCAGAAGATTTTCATATCCTGCATCCATCCCAGAACAGGCGGAACTGATTACctcaatgcaactcagaaggtaatcatgtattACATTTCTAGGGGTGAGCCTGTATGTCTGCCATTTCTgcttttcaattatctgaaggtgAGAACAAGAGGTCTATTTCTTACATTCTGTATGGAAGGCTACTCTCAGATATCTTCACGCAGAATCAGTTGGTCAAGGCTCTTTTTGATCTGGGACTTCATGATGATTTGGCTATGACCATTGGAGATCCTCTCAATGGAActaagctgaagagaatgcagatTATTGAGAAAGTTCAGATTGAACCGAAAGAAGACACATCTGAAGAGATACGTCAGAAGAACTACCCTGTTAATGACTTTCCTCTATGGTCTaaaaaggacaatccagcatgcattctggagtatGTGAGGATGCTCAGAAGAGAAGGAGATCATATCACCCTTGAAGAATTTGTCACAACTCTTCCTGACAGTCCTCCTGAGATGCCAACAAGGAGAGCAAAGAAAACAaccagcaagccttcagatcccaagggcaaagggattctgatagaagAACCTAAAAAGAAGAAAGTTGCATCCAAGTCAgtggtcatcagggaacccACTCCAGAAAGACCTCCTAAGAGAACCTCAGTGCAATCACCTCAACTATCTGAGTCTGAAAGCTCTGAGAACTCCTTGGAAGAatcctcaagtgaggagactgaagatg from Lotus japonicus ecotype B-129 chromosome 2, LjGifu_v1.2 includes:
- the LOC130736502 gene encoding uncharacterized protein LOC130736502 translates to MGKSRKSRASATTSSKQTTKDKETQRFEEPQQILDTPNVVTCVKKAEELVVCNEARVDFDNLADHGFDIRDQVDLQGWSGYFNRLCGPIYHKLVVEFWKNAVCNDYYVVSHVLDRKIVISEESIAKLLGMEFQQGKRIKNVDANVPGMRKHVNFAIYDNWTMDRTKYAIKDLKPQMKIWQKIFISCIHPRTGGTDYLNATQKVIMYYISRGENKRSISYILYGRLLSDIFTQNQLVKALFDLGLHDDLAMTIGDPLNGTKLKRMQIIEKVQIEPKEDTSEEIRQKNYPVNDFPLWSKKDNPACILEYVRMLRREGDHITLEEFVTTLPDSPPEMPTRRAKKTTSKPSDPKGKGILIEEPKKKKVASKSVVIREPTPERPPKRTSVQSPQLSESESSENSLEESSSEETEDDDVPLAKRRKVIFEEEDEQDDCEII